CCCTGACGATCTCCAAGGGCCCCGAGATGATCGAGGTCCCGGACGTCACCGGCGACAGCGTCGACGACGCCAAGTCCGAACTGGAGGCCGCGGGCTTCCAGGTCGACGAGGACCGCGGCCTGCTCGGCCTGTTCGGCGACACGGTGAAGAAACAGTCCGTGGAGGGTGGCGACACCGCCCCCAAGGGTTCGACCATCACGATCACCATTCGCTGACCAGCGCGAAGGGTGTGATGCGCGCAGCACACCCCACCCGCGCACGCGCCGCGGGCCATGGCACCCTTGACCGGTGACAACTCAGCGCAACCCCGTCGGCGGCCACGTCCCCGTGGCCGGCGGCCTGCACTCCGTCGGCCTGTCGTACGCCCGTGACCTCGACGCCGAGACCGTGCAGGTCTTCGTCGCCAACCCGCGCGGCTGGGCCACCCCCGTCGGAAACCCCCGCCAGGACGAGGCATTCCGCGAGGCCTGCGCGCAAGAGGCGATACCGGCGTACGTCCACGCCCCGTACCTGATCAACTTCGGCTCGCACACCGAGGCGACCGTGGAGAAGTCGGTCGATTCGCTCCGGCACTCCCTCCGGCGCGGACGCGAGATCGGCGCGCGAGGCGTCGTCGTGCACACCGGCAGCGCGACCGGCGGCCGCGACCGTTCCGTGGCCCTGAAGCAGGTGCGCGAGCACCTGCTGCCACTCCTCGACGAGCTCACCCACGACGAGGACCCGTACCTGCTCCTGGAGTCGACGGCCGGCCAGGGCGCCTCCCTCTGCTCACGTACCTGGGACTTCGGCCCGTACTTCGAGGCCCTGGACGCCCACCCGAAGCTGGGCGTCTGCCTGGACACCTGCCACATCTTCGCGGCCGGCCACGACCTCACCGGTCCGAGCGGCATGCACCAGACGCTCGACCTCCTGGTGGAGACCGTCGGCGAGGGCCGCCTGAAGCTCATCCACGCCAATGACTCCAAGGACGTGGTCGGCGCCCACAAGGACCGCCACGAGAACATCGGCTCCGGCCACATCGGCGAGGACCCGTTCCGCGCCCTGATGACCCACCCCGCCACCGCGGGCGTACCACTGATCATCGAAACGCCCGGCGGCAAGGAAGGGCACGCGGCGGACGTGGAGCGGCTGAAGAAACTCCGGGACGGGTAACACACGGACGGGGCCGTCCGGGCCGCGGTCCAGGTGGCACTGGCCGCCGACACCCTGTCACTGGTCATGCCGTGGTCCACCAGCACCACGCGCACTGACCGTCACAGCTCGGGGCCGTCCCCCGGCTGCTCCTGGTACGAGTACCGCTGTTCCTTCCAGGGATCGCCGACGTTGTGATAGCCGCGCTCCTCCCAGAAGCCGCGGCGGTCGGCGGTCATGTACTCGACGCCGCGGACCCATTTGGGCCCCTTCCAGGCGTACAGATGGGGGACGACCAGCCGGAGCGGAAAGCCGTGCTCCGCGGTCAGCAGTTCCCCGTCCTTGTGGGTGGCGAGGATCGCGTGTTCGGACGCGAAGTCCTCGAGACGGAGGTTGGAGCTGAAGCCGTACTCGGCCCAGACCATCACGTGGGTGACCGCCGGCGCGGGCGGGGCGATCTCCAGGATCGTGCGGGCGGGAATGCCGCCCCATTCGGCACCGAGCATGCTGAACTTCGTCACGCAGTGCAGGTCGCCCACGACGGTGGTGTACGGCAGCGCCGTGAACTCCTCGTGGTTCCAGCAGTGTTTCTCGCCGTCCGCGGTGGCGCCGAAGACCCGGAACTCCCAGCGCTCGGGCCGGAACTTGGGGACCGGGCCGTAGTGCGTGACGGGCCAGCCACGCTGCAGTCGCTGCCCCGGCGGAAGCTCGGAGTGCGCCGCTTCTCCGCTCTCACGCTCCACCGGCTGACCCATGCCTTCCATCCTGACAGACCCGAAGCGATGCACCTGACCAGCCCTCGCCCAATTCATCCCACATTGGACTAAGCATGCCCTTACTTACTAAGTGGAGACTTACTGGACGATCATCTTCGCCGGTGCGAGGATGCGGCGCAGCCTGCCAGTTCCCCACGGTTGGAAGGAGCCTCTGCGATGCAGGGCGACCCCGAGGTCATCGAATTCCTCAACGAGCAGCTCACGGGCGAGCTCACCGCGATCAACCAGTACTTCCTGCACGCGAAGATGCAGGAGAACTTCGGCTGGACGAAGCTCGCGAAGTACACGCGGCACGAGTCTTTCGACGAGATGAAGCACGCCGAGGTGCTGACCGACCGCATTCTCTTTCTGGAGGGGCTCCCGAACTACCAGCGGCTGTTCCACGTGCGCGTGGGCCAGACCGTCAAGGAGATGTTCGAGGCCGACCGGCAGGTCGAGGTCGAGGCCATCGACCGCCTCAAGCGCGGGATCGAGGTGATGCGCGCCAAGGGCGACATCACGTCGGCGAACATCTTCGAGTCGATCCTCGCGGACGAGGAGCACCACATCGACTATCTCGACACGCAGCTGGAGCTTCTGGAGAAGCTCGGTGAGGCGCTCTACATCGCGCAGCTGATCGAGCAGCCGGAGAGCTAGGCCTGAGCTAGGCCGCCTCGTCGAGTCCGGTCAGGACCTGCTTGCCCGGGTCGGCCGGCTCCCGGCGGGGGAAGGCGCCTCGGCCGAGGAGGGCCTGGATCCGACGTACACAGGATCCACAGTCCGTCCCGGCCTTGCAGGCGGAGGCGATCTGGCGGGGCGTACAGGCGCCGTTGTCCGCATGCCGCTGGACCTGCGCTTCGGTCACTCCGAAGCAGTTGCAGACGTACACGCGGATTCACCTCCCGCAGAGATCGATAAGGATAACCTAACCTTACCCGGCGCTCAGGAACCGCAAAAGTGGGGCGGGGCGCGGATCGTATGTGATCCGCGCCCCATTCACGTTCCTGTAACAGGTGCCCCCGTCACTGGTCCCTGTACATCTCCGCGACGAGGAAGGCCAGGTCGAGCGACTGGCTGCGGTTGAGGCGCGGGTCGCAGGCCGTCTCGTAGCGCTGGTGCAGGTCATCGACGAAGATCTCGTCGCCGCCGCCCACGCACTCGGTGACGTCGTCACCGGTGAGCTCGACGTGGATGCCGCCCGGGTGGGTGCCCAGGCCCTTGTGGACCTCGAAGAAGCCCTTGACCTCGTCGAGCACGTCGTCGAAGCGGCGGGTCTTGTGGCCGGAGGCCGCCTCGTAGGTGTTGCCGTGCATCGGGTCGGTGATCCAGGCCACCGTCGCGCCCGAGGCAGAGACCTTCTCGACCAGTTCGGGCAGCTTGTCGCGGACCTTGTCGGCGCCCATGCGGACGATGAAGGTCAGCCGACCGGGCTCGCGGTCGGGGTCGAGGCGCTCGATGTACTGCAGCGCCTCCTCGGCCGTGGTCGTCGGGCCGAGCTTGATGCCGATCGGGTTGCGGATCTGCGAGGCGAACTCGATGTGCGCGTGGTCCAGCTGCCGGGTGCGCTCACCGATCCACACCATGTGCGCGGAGACGTCGTACAGCCGCCCGGTGCGCGAGTCCACACGGGTGAGCGCCGACTCGTAGTCGAGCAGCAGCGCCTCGTGCGAGGAGTAGAACTCGACGGTCTTGAACTCCTCCGGGTCGGTCCCGCAGGCCCGCATGAAGTTCAGCGCCTGGTCGATCTCGCGCGCCAGCTGCTCGTAGCGCTGGCCGGAGGGGGACGACTTCACGAAGTCCTGGTTCCAGGCGTGCACCTGGCGCAGGTCCGCGTATCCACCCGTGGTGAAGGCGCGCACCAGGTTGAGCGTGGAGGCGGAGGCGTTGTACATCCGCTTCAGGCGCTCGGGGTCCGGGATGCGGGCCTTCTCGTTGAACTCGAAGCCGTTCACCGAGTCGCCGCGGTACGTCGGCAGCGTCACGCCGTCGCGGGTCTCGGTGCCCTTGGAGCGCGGCTTGGAGTACTGGCCGGCGATCCGGCCGACCTTCACGACCGGCACCGAGGCGGCGTACGTCAGCACGGCGCCCATCTGGAGCAGGGTCTTGAGCTTGTTGCGGATGTGGTCCGCGGACACGGCGTCGAAGGCCTCGGCGCAGTCGCCGCCCTGGAGGAGGAACGCCTCTCCCTTGGCGACGGCCGCCATCCGGGCGCGCAGCTGGTCGCACTCGCCCGCGAAGACGAGCGGCGGATACGACTCGAGGTCCGCGATCACTGCGCGCAGAGCCTCGGTGTCGGGGTACTCGGGCTGCTGCGCCGCGGGCAGGTCTCGCCAGGTGTTGCCAGCGCTGGCGCTGGTCTTAGCGTTCACGGTCACCTCGTCAACATTACGTGGTCGTGTCCGGGGTCCATTCATCTGCTCATCAAGTGAGACGCATTCCGCTCGTACGGGAGCGCCCTCTGCGGCCCCGTACAGGTCAGCGGTCGAAGAGCACCCGGAGCCGGGGACGCCCCCGTTCGTCCGTATACGGCTGTACGCCCGTGGCGTCGCGGGTGGCGCCCTGCATCGCGGTGGCGATGTCGCCGGCGAAGGTCATGGCGACCGCTGCCGGCAGCACGGTGACGTTCTCCACGTCCTCCTCGCCGCCCAGAGCGACGGAGGGGACGTACGCCCAGTGCTGGTCCGGCGCGATCGAGCCGTGCCGGCGGACCGCGTCGACGACGAGCTGGTCGTAGGGCTCCTTGGCGTTGCGCAGCAGTTCGTCCGCGAGGAACGCCTCGAAGCTCGGGGCGATCACCTCCGGGCGAAGCAGGACACCCTCGAGGAAGTGGACCTCGGGGGCGAGACCGCCGCCGGGGAGGCGGCGGTAGGCGTAGGAGTCGCCGAAGGCGGTCTCACCGAAGATCACGAATTCGTCGATCCGGTGGTCCCAGGCGAAGCGCCAGGTGTCGGGCGCGTTCCAGGCGACGACATCGAGCGCGGCCACCGGATGGCCCATGCCCAGGAGCCGGAACGCGCCGTGGTGGACGGTGAACCCGTTGAGGTGGTGCAGGAGCTCGAGGTGGGCTTCCGGAAAGTGCTCGGCGGGCGTTCCCGCCGCCGCCGACGGCTCGGGCCGGGGCCCGATGTGGTCGGCGAGCGACGGGAGTTGCGCGGCGTGCGGCATCACAGTGGCGGTCCTCCGTTGACCGTGAATCCTCGGAGCAGTACTCCGACCCGGGGACCCAGTACACCACCCGCGATGCTGTTGGACTTGCCGGGCATGTCGAGCCAGCCGGCGGGCGGGGTGGCGGTGCCGGAGATCGCCGTGTCGGGGACGTGTCCGGCTTGGCCGGTGTAGGGGGTTCCGGCGCGGGCCGCTCGCAGTCGCTCGGCGCGGGCCAGCGCGTTGGCGTCGGTGCGGAGCTGGCCGGCCGTGCTCTGGATGACCTTGGGCCCGTTCTTGGCCAGCCACTCGTTGGTGCGCTTGGCGTACTCGTGGATGGCGTCGATCTCGGCCTGGGTGGTGGCCTTGGTGAGCGGGATGTCGACGGTCTCGCCCTTGGGCGCGCCCCGCCCGGCGACTGCCTTGATCCTGTCGGCGGCGGCCTTGCCGACCTCGGCGAGCTTGGCGCCGGCCCGGGAGTTGGCGACCGCCCGCCCGGCGGTGGCGACCTTGCCGGTGATGGCGGAGGCGGCCTTGGAGCTGCTGGAGGCGACGGCCTTTCCTACGGCGGTCTTGGCGACGGCGCCGACGACCTTCGGCGCGACGGCCGCGACGCCCTTGCCGATGGCTCCGCCGAGGACGCCCGCGGCGGCACCGATGCCGACCCGGGTGGCGAGTCCGCCGAGCGAGAAGTCGGTCTTGCCCTCGGCGACGTCGACCCCGTATCCGGCGGCGGCACCTGCCGCACCGGCGGCGACCCCGGCGACGACGAGGCAGCCCACGCCGGTGGAGCAGAGCGCGCCGACCGCGATGCCGACGCCGATGCCGACGGCGACGTCCGCGATCAGGCCCTTGTTCTCCTTGGCCCAGTCCCAGGCGGCGGAGGCGCCCTCCTTGACGGAGTTCCACGCCCCGGACAGCGACCACAGGCCGGTCGGGTCGATGTAGACGATCGGGTTGTTGCTGCCGTAGGCGTACGGGTTGAGGGACTGGGTGGAGGAGCTGTCCACGGCCGGGTCGGCGGAGATGAAACGGCCGAGCGAGGCGTCGTAGTAGCGGGCGCCCAGGGCGTTCAGACCGGTGGTCGGGTCCTGGACCTTGCCGAGGAAACCGTGGTCCGTCGGTGGTGAGGCGGAGCCGTGCCGGATGTCCCCGTACGGGTTGTAGTACGTCCGGGTCGCGAGCGAGGTGCCGGCCACGACCGCGACCTGCGCCGAGCCCTGGATGTCGTTCAGCTGCCAGACCAGCACCCCGGTCGGCTGCCGGACGGCGACGGTGATGCCGTCCTCGGTGTAGAAGCGCGTGCCCTTGGAGATGCCGAGGGCGACGGTGATCTCCTGGCCCTCGATGTAGAGGGTGGCCACGCCGCCGGGGGTGATCCGCGCCATGCGGGTGCCGTCGGGGGCGTAGACGAAGTCGGTCTTCTCCAGCAGGGCCTTGGTGACCCTGGTCAGCTCCTGGTTGGCGTTCCACTCGTACGTCGTCGGGACGAGCCCGTCGGTCTTCTTCTTCAGGGCGCCGTTCTCGTCGTACCCGTACGTGCTCGCGCCCTGCTTGGTGACGGCGTGCGGGTGCTCGCTGTCGCCGTAGGTGTAGGTGTCGGTGTCCAGGAGGCTCCGCCGGGAGGCGATGTTGCCGTCGGCGGTGTAGGTCCAGGACTGGTTGAAGCCGGCCGGGCCGTCGTGGACGAGCTCGGAGTCGCTGTCGGAGCAGTCGGTCTCGTACGTCGTCCAGGCGTGCTGGAGACGGGCGAGACCGTCGTAGGTGAAGCAGCTGGCGACGTCCTGGTGGCCGGTCCTGTCGGTGATCGAGTCGAGATTGCCGGCCTGGTCCCAGGCATAGGTGTCGTCCTGCCTGGCCTCCCAGTCGCCGGTGAGGCCGGTCGTCAGGGTCTGTACGCGGGACAGGCGCTGGCTGTCGCTCTCGTACGCGTACACGCGCCGCAGGTCGTGGTGCGGGTTGGCGTAGTCACGCGAGGCGAGCTTGCCGTCGGCGGCGAAGCCGGTGGCGGAGACGTACGGGACCGTGACGTCCTTGCCGGTCAGCGGGTCCTTCTGGACGCCGGTGAGGGTGTCCGGGTTGCCCTGGGCGTCGTAGCTCGTGGTGATCTTCTCGCGTGGGGCGCCGATCACGGCGTCCTCGTACTCGATGCTCACCGTGTGGTCGGCGTCGTCGTAGCCGTAGTTCACGCTGTACGACGACTGGTGCAGGGCGCCGCCGAGTCCGGCCGGGAAGGTCCAGGTACGGCCGGTGGCGCGGCCCCGCTTGTCGTAGCCGTCGACGGCGATCGTGTAGTCCTTGCCGTCGCGGTGGGTGGTCATCGACGCCGGCTGGCCGACCCCGTTGGCGACGGAGGTGGAGTCGTAGGTCCAGCTCGCCGTCTTCTCGGCCCCGTTGGATCGGGTCACCGGGCGGTCCAGCTCGTCGTACTCGGTGGTCAGCGACGGGGTGTCGCCGCCCGCCGCGAGTGCCTTCGCGTCCCAGACCGCCGTCGCGTTTCCGTTGGCGTCGTACGCCGTGCGGGACTTGCCGGCGTCCGGGTCGTCGCCCGTGACGCGGCGGCCGAGCAGGTCGTAGGTGCTGGCGGACACATGCCCGGCGGGGTCGGTCACCGAGGCGACCTGGTCGGCCGGGGTGTAGCTGTAGACGGTCGCCTGCTTGGCGTCGGTGCCCTCCTGCTGGCGGACCTGGCGGCTGCGGGCGTCGGTCCACACGGTGGTGACGGTGCCGCCGGGCGGCGGGGTGGCGCGGACGTGGTCGCCGTAGTAGACGACGCTCGTCGCCCACAGCTCCTTGCCGTCGCCGTAGCGGGCGGAGCGGATGACGCGGCTCATGGAGTCGTAGGTGCGCCGGGTCTCGTCGACCTGGTCGGCAGGGACGGACAGCAGGGCACTGCCCGATGCACCGGCGACGACCACGGGCAGCGACTCGGCGGCGATGTTGCCGATGTCGTCGTAGCGGGTGTCGATGACGACGCTCTTCTTGTCGTCGTCGGTCGAGGCGGGCGAGACCTCCTGGCTCTGCCGGTCACGGCCGAGCGAGTCCAGGTACTTGAAGTTGGTCAAGTAGGTGTCGCCGGACTGGAGTTGGCGGGTGGTCACCAGTGGAGGCCGCCGGTGCTCCGGGTCGAGGAAGTAGGCGTACTTCTGCGCGGGCGGATCGGCGTCGGCCTGGTCGGCCTCGTGGACGGAGACGACCCGGCCGAGCTGGTCGTAGGCGTTCCGCTTGGTGTTGCCGTTGGCGTCCTTGACCGCGACCGGCAGCTGGCGGTCGGGGTCGAGGGTGGTGACCTCGCTCTGGCCGAGGGCGTTGGTCTCGGTGACCGTGGCCGGGCGGCCGGTGGCCGGTGCGTAGGCGGTGCGGTCGGTGTTGCCGCGCCCGTCGGTCTCGGTGACCGTGCGGCCGTACGCGTCGAAGGTCGCCGCCGTGGTGACCGTGCGGGAGACCGCGTCGGGGCCGCTCGCCGTCTCCGCCGCGACCGAGCGCGTGACGTCGCCCTTGGTGACCGTACCGCCGAGGTCGCCGGAGCCGTCGTAGTACTGGTCCTTGCCGTTGATCAGCGCCTTCGGGTCAGCGCAGGTGCCGGAGTAGGCGCGCACGCGGTACGGGAAGGCGAGCATCCAGTTGTCGACGGTGGCGGCCGAGCGGTCGTACGTCGTCTTCGTGCAGCGCACGTCCTCGCCGGCCGTGTCGAGGACCTCGGTGACCTGGCCGTAGGTGTCGTACGTCGTCTTGAGAGAGGTCGTACGAGTGCTGCGCGCACCTGCGTCGGCGGTGACCGTCTCGCGAGTGATCGACTCGTTCTCGACGACCTGGTGGGCGTCGTTTTCCGGGTCGCTCTCGCCCTCCTTCGCCGGGGTGGTGTGCGCGGAGGTGTAGCCGTGCAGGGTGCCGCCGAGCTCGTGGTCGATCGCGCCGGAGGCGGTCACCTGGAACTGCCGGCTCTCCCGCTCCTTGCCGCGCAGATACGCCAGGTCCTTCAGGGAGTTGCCCTGCGAGTCGGTGACCTCGACGGACTTGTGGGAGCCGTCGGCCCTGGTGTCGCCGTCCATGCCGCGGAAGTGCAGGGTGCGGGTGATCTGGGCGGCCCGGGAGGTGTCCTCGCCCCGGTAGTCCGGGTCGGTCATCTTGGCGACGTCGACGCTGCCGTAGCCGCGCCAGTCGCTCCAGGAGCGGCGCTCCGCCTTGGTGACGGGGTCGTCGTCGTGGTGCCAGGCGGGGGTGGACCGGTAGCGGTACTCGGTGGTCTGCGGGGGCGATCCGCCCCCGTTGTCACGGACGGTGACCTTGGTGGTGAGGTACTTGTGCCAGATGCCGAAGCCGGAGGACTCGCCGTTGGTGCGCCAACCCGGGAAGCAGTCCTGGGTGTTGGAGTCGAAGCGGCCCTCGGGCAGGTCGTCGACCGGGCACGGGTTCGGCTGGCCGTAGGTCACGTCGACCCGGCGGCCCAGCTCGTCGACGAACTCGCTGATGCGCAGCTTGCGCATCTCCGGCGCGCCCTCCTGCGGAGCCGCGTCGGCGCGGTTGGCGTACTCCTTGCCGGTGAACTCGACGGCGGGCAGCTTGAGTTCGCCGTCCCCGGCCAGGCCCGTCTGCTGGACCTTGGTCAGCCACAGCATGGCGCTGGTGCCGTCGGAGGGTTCGGGGT
This portion of the Streptomyces canus genome encodes:
- a CDS encoding RHS repeat-associated core domain-containing protein, whose amino-acid sequence is MKRFRSSCVAAVVLALGLSGLQPVIARAAPGQTTSVADAERSVTTIDRTALRAGARLDTRPVDPQGRPLAAAKAAKVDWPEAGEDTVSVGTEPARAAGTAVSVTAPRNRGAAPDTVDITAYGNGTARQLGGHATAFTLEAAQPADRVGVRVDTSGFRQAFGADFETRLRLIAKPACALTTPRAAKCEQSAPVKSRIDLTTHTLSAEVAADPDTVFVVAAAPNGETGSATATTLASSSKWQVGLNSGDFSWSLPLPQVPAIAGDAPDISLGYSSQAVDGMVAAENNQPSWVGQGWDLALPYIERRYNGCADDGGDTGDLCWAGDEYRISLQGTSSALVKDTAAGGDSWRAQEDPGWRIQRKTGADNGDDNGEYWVVTTPQGTQYTFGRGKQATTGTATDSVYTVPVFGDDEGEPCHAGGVEDSYCTQAWRWNLDGVVDAHGNSNTYFYEQETNRYARNGDPDKSTSYVRGGHLKDIVYSQRSGAEDQQAPARLHFTTGLRCVEAADGSGDCPAFDADHATSYPDAPLDSLCASGDCTGEDQKSPTFFTNALLRSVTAQRSNADGGWTDVDRLDFTYDYPEPSDGTSAMLWLTKVQQTGLAGDGELKLPAVEFTGKEYANRADAAPQEGAPEMRKLRISEFVDELGRRVDVTYGQPNPCPVDDLPEGRFDSNTQDCFPGWRTNGESSGFGIWHKYLTTKVTVRDNGGGSPPQTTEYRYRSTPAWHHDDDPVTKAERRSWSDWRGYGSVDVAKMTDPDYRGEDTSRAAQITRTLHFRGMDGDTRADGSHKSVEVTDSQGNSLKDLAYLRGKERESRQFQVTASGAIDHELGGTLHGYTSAHTTPAKEGESDPENDAHQVVENESITRETVTADAGARSTRTTSLKTTYDTYGQVTEVLDTAGEDVRCTKTTYDRSAATVDNWMLAFPYRVRAYSGTCADPKALINGKDQYYDGSGDLGGTVTKGDVTRSVAAETASGPDAVSRTVTTAATFDAYGRTVTETDGRGNTDRTAYAPATGRPATVTETNALGQSEVTTLDPDRQLPVAVKDANGNTKRNAYDQLGRVVSVHEADQADADPPAQKYAYFLDPEHRRPPLVTTRQLQSGDTYLTNFKYLDSLGRDRQSQEVSPASTDDDKKSVVIDTRYDDIGNIAAESLPVVVAGASGSALLSVPADQVDETRRTYDSMSRVIRSARYGDGKELWATSVVYYGDHVRATPPPGGTVTTVWTDARSRQVRQQEGTDAKQATVYSYTPADQVASVTDPAGHVSASTYDLLGRRVTGDDPDAGKSRTAYDANGNATAVWDAKALAAGGDTPSLTTEYDELDRPVTRSNGAEKTASWTYDSTSVANGVGQPASMTTHRDGKDYTIAVDGYDKRGRATGRTWTFPAGLGGALHQSSYSVNYGYDDADHTVSIEYEDAVIGAPREKITTSYDAQGNPDTLTGVQKDPLTGKDVTVPYVSATGFAADGKLASRDYANPHHDLRRVYAYESDSQRLSRVQTLTTGLTGDWEARQDDTYAWDQAGNLDSITDRTGHQDVASCFTYDGLARLQHAWTTYETDCSDSDSELVHDGPAGFNQSWTYTADGNIASRRSLLDTDTYTYGDSEHPHAVTKQGASTYGYDENGALKKKTDGLVPTTYEWNANQELTRVTKALLEKTDFVYAPDGTRMARITPGGVATLYIEGQEITVALGISKGTRFYTEDGITVAVRQPTGVLVWQLNDIQGSAQVAVVAGTSLATRTYYNPYGDIRHGSASPPTDHGFLGKVQDPTTGLNALGARYYDASLGRFISADPAVDSSSTQSLNPYAYGSNNPIVYIDPTGLWSLSGAWNSVKEGASAAWDWAKENKGLIADVAVGIGVGIAVGALCSTGVGCLVVAGVAAGAAGAAAGYGVDVAEGKTDFSLGGLATRVGIGAAAGVLGGAIGKGVAAVAPKVVGAVAKTAVGKAVASSSSKAASAITGKVATAGRAVANSRAGAKLAEVGKAAADRIKAVAGRGAPKGETVDIPLTKATTQAEIDAIHEYAKRTNEWLAKNGPKVIQSTAGQLRTDANALARAERLRAARAGTPYTGQAGHVPDTAISGTATPPAGWLDMPGKSNSIAGGVLGPRVGVLLRGFTVNGGPPL
- a CDS encoding deoxyribonuclease IV, with product MTTQRNPVGGHVPVAGGLHSVGLSYARDLDAETVQVFVANPRGWATPVGNPRQDEAFREACAQEAIPAYVHAPYLINFGSHTEATVEKSVDSLRHSLRRGREIGARGVVVHTGSATGGRDRSVALKQVREHLLPLLDELTHDEDPYLLLESTAGQGASLCSRTWDFGPYFEALDAHPKLGVCLDTCHIFAAGHDLTGPSGMHQTLDLLVETVGEGRLKLIHANDSKDVVGAHKDRHENIGSGHIGEDPFRALMTHPATAGVPLIIETPGGKEGHAADVERLKKLRDG
- a CDS encoding T6SS immunity protein Tdi1 domain-containing protein: MPHAAQLPSLADHIGPRPEPSAAAGTPAEHFPEAHLELLHHLNGFTVHHGAFRLLGMGHPVAALDVVAWNAPDTWRFAWDHRIDEFVIFGETAFGDSYAYRRLPGGGLAPEVHFLEGVLLRPEVIAPSFEAFLADELLRNAKEPYDQLVVDAVRRHGSIAPDQHWAYVPSVALGGEEDVENVTVLPAAVAMTFAGDIATAMQGATRDATGVQPYTDERGRPRLRVLFDR
- a CDS encoding sulfite oxidase-like oxidoreductase; translation: MGQPVERESGEAAHSELPPGQRLQRGWPVTHYGPVPKFRPERWEFRVFGATADGEKHCWNHEEFTALPYTTVVGDLHCVTKFSMLGAEWGGIPARTILEIAPPAPAVTHVMVWAEYGFSSNLRLEDFASEHAILATHKDGELLTAEHGFPLRLVVPHLYAWKGPKWVRGVEYMTADRRGFWEERGYHNVGDPWKEQRYSYQEQPGDGPEL
- a CDS encoding class II 3-deoxy-7-phosphoheptulonate synthase; protein product: MTVNAKTSASAGNTWRDLPAAQQPEYPDTEALRAVIADLESYPPLVFAGECDQLRARMAAVAKGEAFLLQGGDCAEAFDAVSADHIRNKLKTLLQMGAVLTYAASVPVVKVGRIAGQYSKPRSKGTETRDGVTLPTYRGDSVNGFEFNEKARIPDPERLKRMYNASASTLNLVRAFTTGGYADLRQVHAWNQDFVKSSPSGQRYEQLAREIDQALNFMRACGTDPEEFKTVEFYSSHEALLLDYESALTRVDSRTGRLYDVSAHMVWIGERTRQLDHAHIEFASQIRNPIGIKLGPTTTAEEALQYIERLDPDREPGRLTFIVRMGADKVRDKLPELVEKVSASGATVAWITDPMHGNTYEAASGHKTRRFDDVLDEVKGFFEVHKGLGTHPGGIHVELTGDDVTECVGGGDEIFVDDLHQRYETACDPRLNRSQSLDLAFLVAEMYRDQ
- the bfr gene encoding bacterioferritin; this translates as MQGDPEVIEFLNEQLTGELTAINQYFLHAKMQENFGWTKLAKYTRHESFDEMKHAEVLTDRILFLEGLPNYQRLFHVRVGQTVKEMFEADRQVEVEAIDRLKRGIEVMRAKGDITSANIFESILADEEHHIDYLDTQLELLEKLGEALYIAQLIEQPES
- a CDS encoding (2Fe-2S)-binding protein yields the protein MYVCNCFGVTEAQVQRHADNGACTPRQIASACKAGTDCGSCVRRIQALLGRGAFPRREPADPGKQVLTGLDEAA